The following coding sequences are from one Pseudomonadota bacterium window:
- a CDS encoding PIN domain nuclease, with translation QLEKAGTPLDDFDLILASCAITHNITLVTNNTKHFKRIKGLKLANWAIYPEQ, from the coding sequence ACAGTTGGAAAAAGCCGGCACACCACTCGATGATTTTGATCTTATCCTCGCTTCCTGTGCAATTACCCACAACATAACTCTTGTTACAAATAACACGAAACACTTCAAGAGAATTAAGGGACTAAAACTGGCCAATTGGGCGATATATCCAGAGCAGTAA